aaaacaaaaaccacacacaatATGCTCCCCAAAGGGACAACCTGCTTCcctaaacaattatttttagtcTATAAGGTAGGGATCTTgtgttgtgctttctttctctcttaggttcatccttcaatttctttcttcctcacttttattttgagttttcagattaataaaataaaaacaatgatttaatGATCTGAATCTATCTTTTCTACATGTACTGTCACTTCTTTTTGCTTTGTGTATTGCTTCTTGCTGAATATTTACACAAAAGGTTTGTGTACATGCGTAACTGGATTtgttcttaaatttcttaaacatctaaaaatatatgaaatgtttaTATCATGACCCATATAAAGTGATTATTAATGGTTTAGAAaactaatttaataaaaacaaacctgAATATACATACattctatttataatattctatgtaatatattaaaattataatagcaaAGTCCTTGCCTTCCAGAATCTTCTATTCTAAAAAGCCTGATATATGCtataaataattcatgaaaatcAACTGTATAAAAATTCAGTCATATTAAGCTCACGATACATCATGCTTAGTTGATTGTTCTAACATGATTTCCCCTGCTTACGCCTGCCAAATGTCTCCTTTACTATCATCTTCTCTCCACTCTCAACTTTAAACAGATGACTTTATTGACCAAGATCAAGTCACCCAGAATATGTAGATCCCCATAAGCTTTGTCAACCTGAAGGCACGCACTTCATCTAGATCCAAAGATAGCAAATACTACAGGTTTTCTCTTCCCACTCTGCCAACAAAAATCACACACCTGAATGATCTTAGGAACTATTTCTCATACAAAAGGATAccaaattttctgttttactctaagaaaatagttttttgaTCACCCTTTTAGTTTTACCACATAATACAAACACATATTACTTAGAAAAACATCGTCTCACAAAAAGCTACACAATAGTTCCTTAATTAGAATCTtcagaacaaaagacaaaatgataAATCCCACAGGGAAGCTGtaaatcttattttctctttgaaaataagtaaaaagagtGCCCCCAAGTCCCCGTATGAGATTCACATTATATGGCAATGTTCAATAACAAAATTCCATAactcagagaattaaaaatacactaatatTAACCAGATAATTTCCCAACAAGTGCTAATTACAAAGACTATTAAAATACACACCAACTTCATTAAAATCTTCAAAGGTGATTTTCCCTGTGGCTTCTCTGTCATAATCTTTAAGAATCTTCAGTACATCAGCTTTTTTTACATCAAACCCCAAGGCTCTCATTGCCACCTTTTGGATtaaaagggaaaagcaaattataaagcACTCTTTCAAAAGAAGTGACTTCTAATTCTTAAGTTTTTAGAACTTAAGAGATGTCAACACattaatgaaacatttaattcttttgcatgttttatatATCTAAAGAAACAAAGTGATAGTTTTTCTCCACTACTAAAATTAAAtggcaatttttttcatttatagatcCCTTTTTTATAGGATAAATCAATCGTTTATAAAATACACTATACAATGGACTGACTCAGTATACagatcattttacttattttttaaatgtttatcttgagagagaagcccaagcaggctccgcgctgtcagcacggagcatgatgtggggctcaatttcaggaaccatgagatcatgacctaagctaaaatcaagaggcggatgcttaactgactcgaaccacccaggcacccagtatACATATCATTTTAACAACTTATTTGTTCTCAGATGATTAACaaccaaaagggggaaaaatggtatagaatattaaaaatattttagaagagataaaagaatgaaaataagagttATCATAAGACTCTACATGATTAGTTATTAAGTAGATAGTCCAGGCCCCTGAGTTTAAAGAAAAGAGTGTGTTACTACTAACAAGAGAGACAAGATACTGATTAAAGAAGTCTTACTTGGAGAGGTTCCAACTGTTCTCTGATGTGTGGATGAAATAAAGTAGAAGGGCAGTAAGAAAAGGATGACTGGTATTAAAACAGACACCATAAAAAAGAGGCTTGAGGACACTGAACAGAGCAGCTTATCTTCCCTGAGCAGGAAGAGCTGAGGCGGAAGCAACTGGTTAGCATATGAGAAAAGTAGCTAGTAGTAAAAGTGTGGAGAGCATTCAGTAAAAATCAAAGGAATGTGAACTTCATGCAGTGTACAATGAGGGGCCACTAAAGGTTTATGAACAATGAACAATATGAGGGAAGAATTTTAGAAAGATGAACCCATACAGAGTGAACTAGAAATGCAGAGACCACTTAAGAAGTTCCAGATATGAAATAAGATCCCAAaccaatataataataatggcaataaGTGGAAGAGACATTATAAAGGAAGAATGGATCAAAGCTaggtaagtaaaaaaaaaaaaaaaaagcaggaggggagggaaaaaaaaaaagaactaaagggCTATTAAAAGTGCTGCCTTTCTCACTGTGCTAAGTGTGAGATCTGTACTACCCTCAAGACCAATTTTCCCTTGCATCTTCAGAAATAATTCTGGGCCCTAAAATGACATTTTTCCCCACTAGCATTGTGTCAACATCAGACATCATTTATGTTGTTTGCACCAAAGAAAGTACATAAAGAATATATTACCAACGTGttcaaattaaaagagaaataacacgCTCACAACGTGAAAAAAGAACaagtcaaaaaacaaataaacaaaaacagtggGAAGAATATATAAGAACTGTTTAAATCTTAGTTTGAAATCGTTTAATTATGTGAACAAATAATAAGGCTTTacatagaaattttttatttaaaatactattcATTTTACAATGTGAAAAGGAATTTCTAAAAAGATGTtaggaatattattcaatattCTTATAGCATTTAACTGTGAACATTTAAGATGGTTTCATATTTCCAAAACCAGTTTAGttaaaatactttagaaatgtattttaaccAACTATCAAAAATGCAAatcattttaacagaaaaatatatattttacattacaCTATTACCTTTAATTCATGATAATCTATTGCTTCATCTTTGTCTGTGTCAAATAGTTCAAAAgcatctttaatttcttgtttctgttcttcagagagttctcttctttttttcctctttgttttgtcTACTACAAGCTCATTTctatgaaatgaaaggaaaaaagtctctttagtCTACTTTAATTCTATTCTCATACGCACCCAGATAATTAAAAtgcaacaaaaaaattaactgattgactaattttttttgtttctaaaaaggaagtatttgggagaaaaataaaggaatgagcTTTGCTCATTCAATAGTCTAAACTGCTATAAATTTGCACTttccaaaagtaaaaaatgttacaggttattaaaagaaatgaggacctttctttccttctggctttGTATATATTCTGATATTACAGTGGAAAAAACTGGAACtgtgaataaaaaacatttttatgatggaaatctaaaccaaaaaacaaagcaCTCATACTTATTATTTACAATACTCTACAATACagtgttaaaaaaatcaaagaaaaaattcataACTGATGATTGCTATATATTTGGTTTACTTTTGATATCACTTTTAAGTTCtaaatttctaccaaaaaagtataaaatttaacaACTGCCTTACAAACTATTTTAGCATGGTACGTTACAAATGATTCAGATAACCCATTTATAAGTTTGGCATACTACTTATAATTTCTCCAATTGATATTAACAAATCAGCCAAAATACTGAAGTCTAAACATACCATGAAAATTAAACGCCAAAAAAAGAATATCTGTgctaattttctataataaaaataaagagtcaaTGGTTTTGCAAATCTCACTTGTAAATTTAGATTTAGTTTCTCATAGACTCTGggaacttttttaaaaggaaattttattttaaaagccagaaatGTCCTCCTTAAGAGATACTGATCTTAGTGTTCCAAAATTTCAAAAGGGGCTGAAACATTCGTATAAAAACAAGTTTTGAAACTGAACAGTCATCTAAAACTCAGGTTGGTTTTAGTAAAACACGTTACCGATTTGCCTGTATTTTGCTCTCAAATCTACAACAAAGGCAAGAGATGATTAGAAAGGGACCGAAGACGTACAACAAATTAAGCTGAGGAAAATCTTTCGCGAGACCGGAGTTTATACTCTGAAAGGCCAAGTCCACGACTTGACTCCACGCAAGGCTACCACAGTAATCTCTTGGCCGAACGCTGCACCTGTTTAGAGAGGCGTATCCAGCTATTTTTAAGCTATTACGTCTACATGGGGCTAAGGGCAACAGACGGGGTTAGAGGTCGGAGGTGAATGAAaggtaaagaaactaaaaaatttgaaaaatgtaagaGATTACGAATTAAAGTCATTGAAACGGGTCTCCGGTTATACCTTAATATAGGGCCCTAGGAGAAGAGCAGGGAGGGGTTAATGTTATTTCCAAATTTTGTAGTTAAATATGATGACAGCACTGCAGCTGAGGTGGGGCCATAGACCAGGAAGGAGGAGCTGAAAGAAGGGATCTCCATGGCCCGATTTCAGCAGAAAAACCGCGAGAAGAAACATCGCGATATTTCACTCCGTCCTCACAACGAAAACAGCGTTATCTTTTTGGTAATACAAAGCCTAACGCGCTGACAGACGTGACTACCTCAGCAGTAATGCACGGAGTTCATCACCTGCGAGACACCAGGGCCCCCAGAGTGAGGGGTCCGAGCCCGGGAACGCTGGCCGAGTCTCCTCTCCCTCGTCCCAAACTGCATCCCCCTTCCTCGCCTCGGCCCCAACTGCCTCCCTTCCACACACACCCGCCCTGGGGCCCACTGCGGGGTGTGGAGAGCATTGCGGCCTCCTCATTACCGACCTCAGAGCTAAACTCATTTTCTCTTCGGACAGAGACGTTCCTCTCAAGAACGACTTTAACGCCCTACCCAAGGCAGCACGACTTCCGCGAGCCGTTCAACAAACACCAACGACCTCAGCGGCCTCAAGGACCTCCCACAAGGCAGACACTTCTGAGCCGGATTGGTTGACATTGCTAATATCCTGCCCATTGAGGCGGAAGCGTCACTAGAACTCTGCTCTGATTGGGTGTATCTCGCGTCAATCAAAGAAACCTCTCCCTCTTCGTCTGGTGCCCCTCCTTCCGCCCTTTAGATTGGCCCGTTACAGTTTCCCCAAATCCTTTGCGGAGAATGGGTCTGGGTGTTTGCGGGGTAGATTGGGCGGTAGGTGGCTGGGCCACTCCTCACACAAGGAGTCCTGTAACCTGTGGCGACTGTCCGGAGATAGGACGGACAACTccgagggaaaggaaggaagggagaagaggcacGCTGTGGGCTATCCAAATTTGGCTTCGCTATATTCTAAAACTTTGGGTGGCGGTTCTAAAATGCCAATTGAAATgtccttttctcccattttgcacTCTTTTTTCCTTACAGACTGCCCAAGTGATTCTAAGTCAGTTGCTATGgattattttttgtataattaCTGGGTTGGATTATTAGGCTATTTACGGTGAAGCTGTCTGTACTAACCTTCCCTTAAGCTGCTTTTACACATTATGTTATCTTCACTTCCAACTTCTTGAAGCTCATTTGGGTAATTAGTTTACTTTTTCCACACTCCTACTAGGATGACTTCCTTAAAGTGCAGGATTTCATCTTTCACTTAACGCTATTCCTAGTGCCTAATACAATGCCGGATgcataggtgctcaataaatatttgttgccttGAATGGAATCTTTCTGTGAAAACCCACAAAGCACTGAACTAAACTGTAAtcttcataaagaaataaaataatcctttatAAATGTGGGAGTCGAGCAggggaatggggaaaataatGTAACCACTGTGGTATATGtgtaaaagatatatatatatatatgtatatatatatatatgtttaaagaaggaagaacacAAAAGGACAGAAGGTCTTCCTGAAggattttgtatatatgttaGGCCTAGAAGGATGAGCtaaatgtgtttctttaatttttttaaatgttttatttatttttgatacagagagagagcatgagagggggaggggtagagagagaaggagacacagaaccagaagcaggctccaggctctgagctaactgccagcacagagccctacgcggggctcgaacgaatgtgagatctgacctgagccgaggtcggaggctcaaccaactgagccacccaggcgccccgatgagCTAAATTTGAACAGGTAAAACTAGTATGATAgtataaatctaaaaattaaaaattaggggcacctgggtagctcagtgggttaagtgtgggactcttgatttgggctgggatcatgatctcacggtttgtgggagggagccctgagtctggctctgagcttacagcagagcctgcttgggattctctgtctcttcctttctcaaataatacattaataaactttttaaaaaataataaaaacaaagttaaaggaTAGCtgcccaaaaaacaaaagtggaaaactcacctttttaaagtacttttatatGTCACCTTTGAGTCTAAATGGAAAGGGAGTATTGCCACTAATAAGGTTTTTGGTAGTTTAAAAGGGAGCttagggtgcctgactggctccctctgtagagcatgtgactcttgatcttcaggtggtgagttcaagccccacaatgggcatgGAActtactcttaaaaaattaaaaataaaagggaggttTACCAGTTATTCAAGTACTTTATACAGCTTCATGCTGCcaataaatatcaaaatgaaagGATCACTTTTCAAGGAAAACAGATaacaaaaaagatagaaaacGAAAGTaggtaaataagtatatataggACTGAATGATAGGATGATGCCACAGTTTGAtgccacaaaataaaaagttatccaGTCCACTCAGTTATGAGTGAGTTAAAAATTCGTGAGGAGCTAATTCTTGTACTTTAAACTCAAAGCATGATAGAAAGTTTCTTAAATGTTGAAACTAGCACAACCCTTAGCATACTAAAAAGCACTTAAAATCACTGTATGCCCCACAGTGAGAGTGTACGTGCTGCTCTCCATTGTGTGTGCCTGGCTCATATTTGATGTTCATTAGTGAACATATGTGCAAAACTTTTAGATACTGGCAAAATCAATTTggtattgtctttttctttttaatgtttgtttatttttgagagagacagaacacgagttcggaaggggcagagagagagagggagacacaatctgaagcaggctctagtctctgtgctgacagcacaaagcccgatgctgggctcaaactcacaaactgagatcatgacctcagctgaaaccaagcgtcagatgcttaaccaactgagccacccatgcaccccattaGTAAGACACTTCAGAACATCAAAATAAGAAGGTTAACTTCAGGGGCATGTGACGGCTCAGCCaattaagaatccaactcttgacccATGGATGCTGTGGAGTAAGCATCATTATAGTCTTCCCTCCCACCGCCGTCATGTCTAAGAGTCTCCCAAAGAGCCTGAACAGCTGTGGAAGCGTTTCATCAAAGGTTTGAGCTTTGAAACAACCAATGAGAGTCTGAGGAGTCATTCTGAGCCATGGGGAACGCTTATGGACTGTGTGGTAATGGGGGATCCAAACACCAAGCGCTCCAGAGGCTTTGGGTTTGTCACCTATGCCACTGTGGAGGAGGTGGATGCAGCCATAAATGCAAGGCCACACAAGGCGAATGGGAGAGTTGTAGAACCAAAGAAGGCTGTCGTGAGAGAAGATTCTCAAAGACCTGGTGCCCACTTAActgtgaaaaagatttttgttggtggcattaaagaagacactgaagaacatcatctaagagattattttgaaCAGTATGGGAAGATTGAAGTGATTGAAATCATGACTGAGGCAGTAGCAAAAAGAGAGGCTTTGCTTTGTAACATTTGACGACCATGACTCCATAGACAagattgtcattcaaaaataccatACTGTGAACAGCTGTGAATTAATGAAGCCTCT
This region of Suricata suricatta isolate VVHF042 chromosome 6, meerkat_22Aug2017_6uvM2_HiC, whole genome shotgun sequence genomic DNA includes:
- the CETN3 gene encoding centrin-3; the protein is MSLALRNELVVDKTKRKKRRELSEEQKQEIKDAFELFDTDKDEAIDYHELKVAMRALGFDVKKADVLKILKDYDREATGKITFEDFNEVVTDWILERDPHEEILKAFKLFDDDDSGKISLRNLRRVARELGENISDEELRAMIEEFDKDGDGEINQEEFIAIMTGDI